Proteins found in one Butyricicoccus intestinisimiae genomic segment:
- a CDS encoding helix-turn-helix domain-containing protein: MNSNRFLSTHLRSDKIPQFCGSHLITEDHSAKHAVLPHTHEDFLELYYVYNGEGRYMVNNQFYDVKEGDIVICNAGVLHGEDPSESRRSRSYSIAISNVCFLGLSENQLCDAETVPVISCGMLAPQIGELFHLIYLLSYDTKNLHETCNGLSLSLLLLTYEMILSRSRHTVIRPRSSSSATADRVQQYLDAHYREPITLAVVSKSLHINPYYLSHVFKNEFGVPPMQYVMKRRIGEAQNLLADSTVSIGDIADHLGFSSICHLNTMFNKYVGMPPGKYRQSRKNMQE, from the coding sequence ATGAATTCCAACCGTTTTTTATCTACCCATTTGCGCAGTGATAAAATCCCGCAATTTTGCGGCAGCCACTTAATTACCGAAGATCACAGCGCCAAACACGCCGTTCTCCCTCATACACATGAAGACTTTCTCGAGCTCTATTATGTGTACAACGGAGAGGGGCGCTACATGGTCAACAACCAGTTTTACGATGTCAAGGAGGGCGATATTGTCATCTGCAATGCCGGCGTTCTGCACGGTGAGGATCCCAGCGAGTCGCGCCGCAGCCGTTCTTACAGCATTGCTATTTCCAACGTTTGCTTTCTGGGGCTTTCTGAAAATCAGCTATGCGATGCAGAAACCGTTCCCGTGATATCCTGCGGCATGCTGGCGCCGCAAATCGGCGAGCTGTTTCACTTGATTTATTTGCTGTCCTACGACACGAAAAATCTTCACGAGACCTGCAACGGTCTATCCTTATCCCTTCTGCTTCTCACATACGAAATGATTCTCAGCCGCAGCCGCCACACTGTCATTCGCCCGCGTTCTTCTTCCTCTGCCACGGCAGACCGCGTACAGCAGTATCTCGACGCACATTACCGCGAACCGATTACCCTCGCAGTTGTCAGCAAATCGCTGCACATCAATCCGTATTATCTATCGCATGTGTTTAAAAATGAATTTGGCGTCCCGCCCATGCAGTATGTCATGAAACGCCGCATCGGCGAAGCACAGAACCTTCTGGCCGACAGCACCGTTTCCATCGGAGATATTGCGGATCACTTGGGATTCAGCAGCATTTGCCATCTCAACACCATGTTTAATAAATACGTCGGTATGCCGCCCGGAAAATATCGGCAATCGCGCAAAAATATGCAGGAATAA
- a CDS encoding transketolase family protein: MSYTLIGKHEKDSRANRDGYVSAMLEMMETNKDLIHIDCDLMGCINTGKLLKAFPGQTFNAGIAEQNAMGVAAGMAATGLDVFIHSFGCFAARRMFDQAFLAAGYSKLPVHVIGSDPGVCAAFNGATHMPFEDCALYMSVPESVVIDSCDYAQTYALTKKLAKVPGLSYMRLIRKGFTTVYADGSDFEIGKGVTLRDGTDVTIIASGILVDEALKAEEQLAAKGVSARVIDMHTWKPLDAELILKAAKETGAIVTAENHQVSCGLGSAVSNVLTDQCLVPLERIGIQEQFGQVGPQDYLMEQYHLLAADIVAAAEKAIARKEK, translated from the coding sequence ATGAGCTATACTTTGATTGGAAAGCATGAAAAGGACAGCCGCGCAAACCGCGATGGTTATGTTTCTGCTATGCTGGAAATGATGGAAACAAATAAAGATCTCATCCATATTGACTGCGACTTGATGGGCTGCATCAATACCGGAAAGCTGCTGAAAGCCTTTCCGGGACAGACGTTTAATGCTGGCATTGCCGAGCAGAATGCCATGGGCGTAGCTGCTGGCATGGCTGCTACTGGTCTGGATGTATTTATTCACTCGTTCGGCTGCTTTGCTGCACGCCGCATGTTTGATCAGGCATTTTTGGCCGCTGGATATTCCAAGCTGCCGGTACATGTTATCGGTTCTGACCCTGGCGTGTGTGCCGCATTCAACGGCGCAACGCATATGCCGTTTGAGGACTGTGCGCTGTACATGTCTGTGCCGGAATCCGTTGTCATTGATTCCTGCGACTATGCGCAGACCTATGCGCTGACCAAGAAGCTGGCAAAGGTTCCGGGTCTGAGCTATATGCGTTTGATTCGCAAGGGCTTTACCACAGTGTATGCAGACGGCTCGGATTTTGAAATTGGCAAGGGTGTCACCTTGAGAGATGGTACCGATGTTACCATTATTGCATCGGGCATTCTGGTTGATGAGGCACTCAAGGCGGAAGAGCAGCTCGCTGCAAAGGGTGTTTCCGCTCGTGTCATTGATATGCACACGTGGAAGCCGCTGGATGCAGAACTTATCCTCAAGGCTGCAAAGGAAACCGGTGCGATTGTAACGGCTGAAAATCATCAGGTTTCCTGCGGTCTGGGTTCTGCTGTGTCCAATGTACTGACTGATCAGTGCTTGGTTCCGCTGGAACGAATCGGCATTCAGGAGCAGTTTGGTCAGGTAGGCCCGCAGGATTACCTGATGGAGCAGTATCATCTGCTGGCAGCTGACATCGTTGCAGCAGCAGAAAAGGCAATCGCACGCAAGGAGAAGTAA
- a CDS encoding acetyl-CoA hydrolase/transferase family protein: MDWRTYYKEHTMKPEDAVSVIKDGDRVVFGHAVGEPIIFQRTMAQMAQQFHNVEVAHMVYLGSGEYLQPGMEDHFRHNALFVGGPARKAIAENRADYTPAFFSDVPHMFRNGELPVDVFAFTCSPPDERGYVSIGLSCDYGWQAAKSAKTVIAEVNPNMPRTFGESFIHVTDIDGFLLSWEPLPEAKPPRITEEDKKIGKYIADLVHDGDCLQLGIGAVPDAVCSFLGDKKNLGLHSEMFSDGVLPLFEKGVINGSCKQRDVGRACVTFLMGSRKLYDFVNNNPMIQMMPVDVCNNPAIISQNDNVVSINSCVQVDLQGQVCAEAIGLKQISGIGGQMDFVRGANLSKGGRSIIALHSTTKDESESKIVTTITTGGPVTTSRCDVNYIVTEYGVAQLRGQTLRERAKRLIAIAHPKFRAELAEEYAKRFGETLEV, encoded by the coding sequence ATGGATTGGAGAACGTATTATAAAGAACATACGATGAAACCGGAAGATGCTGTATCCGTAATCAAGGACGGTGACCGCGTTGTATTTGGGCACGCAGTCGGAGAACCGATTATCTTTCAGCGTACCATGGCGCAGATGGCACAGCAGTTTCACAATGTCGAAGTAGCGCACATGGTATATCTTGGCTCCGGCGAATATTTACAGCCGGGCATGGAGGATCATTTCCGTCACAATGCGCTGTTTGTAGGCGGTCCTGCCCGCAAGGCCATCGCAGAAAACCGCGCAGATTATACGCCGGCATTCTTTTCCGATGTGCCGCACATGTTCCGCAACGGTGAACTGCCGGTAGATGTGTTTGCATTTACCTGCTCGCCTCCGGACGAGCGCGGATATGTGTCCATCGGTCTGTCGTGTGACTACGGCTGGCAGGCTGCAAAATCCGCAAAGACGGTCATTGCAGAGGTCAACCCGAATATGCCGCGCACATTTGGCGAGAGTTTTATTCATGTCACAGATATTGACGGATTTTTGCTGTCTTGGGAGCCGCTGCCGGAGGCAAAGCCGCCGCGCATCACGGAAGAAGACAAGAAAATCGGCAAGTACATTGCGGACTTGGTGCACGATGGCGATTGTCTCCAGCTGGGCATTGGCGCCGTGCCGGATGCCGTTTGCTCCTTCCTCGGCGATAAGAAGAATCTGGGTCTGCATTCCGAGATGTTCTCGGACGGTGTGCTGCCGCTGTTTGAAAAAGGCGTTATCAATGGTTCGTGCAAGCAGCGCGATGTTGGACGCGCCTGCGTGACCTTCTTGATGGGCAGCCGCAAGCTGTATGATTTTGTCAACAACAATCCAATGATTCAGATGATGCCGGTTGATGTCTGCAACAATCCGGCGATTATTTCGCAGAATGACAACGTGGTTTCCATCAATTCTTGTGTACAGGTCGACCTGCAGGGTCAGGTTTGTGCAGAGGCAATTGGATTGAAGCAGATTTCCGGTATTGGCGGTCAGATGGACTTTGTGCGCGGTGCAAATCTGTCAAAGGGCGGCCGTTCCATTATCGCGCTGCACTCCACAACAAAGGACGAATCGGAATCCAAGATTGTCACAACGATTACGACAGGCGGTCCGGTTACAACCAGCCGCTGTGACGTCAATTACATCGTGACGGAATACGGCGTTGCACAGCTGCGCGGACAGACGCTGCGCGAGCGAGCAAAACGCCTGATTGCCATTGCACATCCGAAATTCCGTGCAGAGCTGGCAGAAGAGTATGCAAAGCGCTTCGGCGAAACGCTGGAAGTGTAA
- a CDS encoding Gfo/Idh/MocA family oxidoreductase has translation MKKVRVGLVGLGPLGKVHAENLMYRIPNAQLAAVCTRTQSKLDEVQRDWETPETYTDFAEMLDKAQLDAVAIISPTNVHLEHVRMAVEKGLHIFIEKPTGMNAAECAEIERLAAQNGKIFAVGFMRRFDASYADAKRRIEAGEIGAPIFFRGYSLDPIWQGEAQVARAEANGKWFVDMGVHDYDLARWLLGAEPKQAFACGGAYVFDGFAKNHDVDNGFSLVKFDNNAAAFFYCGRTAPHGSHVESEIIGTKGTLRICESPRRARVTQFTGQGEVHECIDHYLDRWGEAYYQELQQFVNEVQAGEQSQSATAADCTGAVKLAEMILEAYEEQLDK, from the coding sequence ATGAAAAAGGTTCGCGTTGGTTTGGTCGGTCTTGGACCGCTGGGTAAGGTTCACGCAGAAAATTTGATGTACCGAATTCCGAATGCACAGCTGGCAGCTGTTTGCACGCGCACCCAGTCCAAGCTGGATGAAGTGCAGCGCGATTGGGAAACACCGGAAACTTATACGGATTTTGCAGAAATGCTGGACAAAGCACAGTTGGATGCAGTGGCGATTATTTCGCCAACCAATGTACATTTGGAGCATGTTCGCATGGCAGTCGAGAAGGGTCTGCACATCTTTATTGAAAAGCCGACAGGAATGAATGCGGCGGAATGTGCAGAAATCGAACGCTTGGCAGCACAGAACGGGAAAATATTTGCAGTTGGATTTATGCGGCGATTTGATGCATCGTATGCCGATGCTAAACGCCGAATTGAAGCAGGGGAGATTGGCGCACCGATCTTCTTCCGCGGCTACAGCTTAGACCCAATCTGGCAGGGTGAAGCGCAAGTGGCGCGGGCAGAGGCCAACGGCAAGTGGTTTGTCGATATGGGCGTGCATGACTATGATTTGGCACGCTGGCTGCTTGGCGCAGAACCCAAACAGGCATTTGCCTGCGGCGGCGCCTATGTATTTGATGGCTTTGCAAAAAATCATGATGTAGACAATGGATTTTCCCTCGTCAAGTTCGACAACAACGCGGCAGCCTTTTTCTACTGCGGACGCACGGCGCCGCATGGATCTCATGTAGAGAGCGAAATTATCGGCACAAAGGGTACCCTTCGCATCTGTGAATCGCCGCGCAGAGCGCGAGTGACACAGTTCACTGGTCAGGGAGAAGTGCATGAATGCATCGATCATTATCTTGACCGCTGGGGCGAAGCGTACTATCAGGAATTGCAGCAGTTTGTCAATGAAGTACAGGCGGGAGAACAATCGCAGAGTGCTACAGCGGCAGACTGCACGGGTGCCGTCAAGCTGGCAGAGATGATTCTCGAAGCTTATGAGGAACAGTTGGACAAATAA
- a CDS encoding 4-hydroxyphenylacetate 3-hydroxylase family protein: MMTKEQYIESLRKLHLKLYRFGKRVENVVDDPIVRPSLNSFATTYELAEDPQYEDLMTATSNLTGKKVNRFTHLHQSTDDLIKKVKMQRLLGQKTAACFQRCVGMDAANAVYSTTYETDEACGTKYHENFKKFWTMVQDEDLAVDGAMTDVKGDRGLSPSKQADPDLFLHVVERTPDGVYVTGAKAHQTGYLNSHYVLVMPTISMREGDEDYAVSFACPTDAEGITLILGRQSCDTRKTEEYNDIDVGNKQYGGHEVLVIFDRVFIPNDMIFLNGETAFAGMMVERFAGYHRQSYGGCKVGVGDVLIGATQLAVEMAGCAKASHVKDKIIEMTHLNETLYACGIACSSQGAPTKSGNYLIDLLLANVCKQNVTRFPYDIARLAQDLAGGLMVTQPSEADYRNPETHDYIEKYLKGVASVPTEDRMRVLRLIENMTMGTAAVGYLPESMHGAGSPQAQRIMIARQGNIEMKKKLAKAIARID; the protein is encoded by the coding sequence ATGATGACCAAAGAACAGTACATCGAATCTCTGCGCAAGCTGCACCTGAAGCTGTATCGCTTCGGCAAGCGAGTAGAAAACGTGGTAGACGATCCGATCGTTCGTCCGTCCCTGAATTCGTTTGCAACAACTTATGAGCTGGCAGAGGATCCGCAGTACGAAGATCTGATGACAGCAACTTCTAATCTGACAGGCAAGAAGGTAAACCGCTTTACCCATCTGCATCAGTCCACTGATGATCTGATTAAGAAGGTAAAGATGCAGCGTCTGCTTGGTCAGAAGACCGCAGCTTGTTTCCAGCGCTGTGTAGGTATGGATGCAGCAAACGCTGTTTACTCCACTACATATGAGACCGATGAGGCATGTGGCACCAAGTATCACGAAAACTTTAAGAAGTTCTGGACGATGGTTCAGGATGAAGATTTGGCAGTAGACGGCGCAATGACCGACGTTAAGGGTGACCGCGGACTGTCTCCGTCCAAGCAGGCTGATCCGGATCTGTTCCTGCATGTTGTAGAGCGCACGCCGGACGGCGTATATGTAACCGGCGCTAAGGCACATCAGACCGGTTACCTGAACAGCCATTATGTTCTGGTTATGCCGACCATTTCGATGCGCGAGGGTGATGAGGATTACGCTGTTTCGTTTGCCTGCCCGACAGATGCAGAAGGCATCACACTGATTCTGGGTCGTCAGTCCTGCGATACCCGCAAGACCGAGGAGTACAACGACATTGATGTCGGCAACAAGCAGTACGGCGGACACGAAGTTTTGGTTATCTTTGACCGCGTATTTATTCCGAATGATATGATCTTCCTGAATGGCGAGACCGCATTTGCCGGCATGATGGTAGAGCGCTTTGCCGGTTATCATCGTCAGTCTTACGGTGGCTGCAAGGTTGGTGTAGGCGACGTTTTGATTGGCGCTACGCAGCTGGCGGTTGAGATGGCAGGCTGTGCAAAGGCTTCTCACGTTAAGGATAAAATCATCGAGATGACGCACCTGAATGAGACCCTGTATGCCTGCGGCATTGCATGTTCCTCTCAGGGCGCACCGACCAAGTCCGGCAACTATCTGATTGATCTGCTGCTGGCGAACGTCTGCAAGCAGAACGTCACCCGTTTCCCGTATGATATTGCGCGTCTGGCACAGGATCTGGCAGGCGGCCTGATGGTAACCCAGCCGTCCGAGGCAGATTATCGCAATCCGGAGACCCATGATTACATCGAGAAGTATCTGAAGGGCGTTGCTTCTGTTCCGACGGAAGATCGTATGCGTGTACTGCGCCTGATTGAAAACATGACGATGGGTACCGCAGCTGTCGGTTATCTGCCGGAGTCCATGCATGGCGCAGGTTCTCCGCAGGCTCAGCGCATCATGATTGCTCGTCAGGGTAACATTGAGATGAAGAAGAAGCTGGCAAAGGCGATCGCCCGCATCGACTAA
- a CDS encoding HAD family hydrolase: protein MKQGAIFDMDGLLFDTERMYRDSWKQSAQQFGLVHNPDFPRAVCGSSGAHMREIILQYYPQVDAKAFADDCILRVERELETHVPEKTGVRDILQYFKQHGVRVAVASSSKRATVLHNLKQADILSYFDAVVSGDQVTHGKPAPDIFLFAAQQIGCEPENCYVFEDGTNGIRAGAAAGCTTIMIPDLTPPNEQLEQLCAGIYPSLSDAMNAIADNEI from the coding sequence ATGAAACAGGGCGCAATTTTTGATATGGATGGTTTGCTGTTCGACACGGAACGGATGTATCGGGATAGCTGGAAGCAATCTGCGCAGCAGTTTGGCTTGGTACACAATCCGGATTTTCCGCGGGCAGTATGCGGCTCCAGCGGCGCGCACATGCGAGAGATTATTTTACAATATTATCCGCAGGTAGACGCAAAGGCATTTGCGGATGACTGCATTTTGCGCGTGGAACGAGAGCTTGAGACGCACGTACCGGAAAAGACCGGTGTTCGGGACATTTTGCAGTATTTCAAACAGCACGGTGTCCGTGTTGCCGTTGCAAGCAGCTCCAAGCGGGCGACCGTGCTGCATAATTTGAAGCAGGCGGACATTCTTTCCTATTTTGACGCCGTTGTCAGCGGAGATCAAGTGACGCACGGCAAACCGGCGCCGGATATCTTTCTGTTCGCCGCGCAGCAGATTGGATGCGAACCGGAAAATTGCTATGTTTTTGAGGACGGCACAAACGGCATTCGGGCGGGCGCGGCTGCCGGATGCACGACCATTATGATTCCGGATTTGACACCGCCGAATGAACAGTTGGAACAGCTGTGTGCCGGCATTTATCCGAGCTTGTCGGACGCCATGAACGCGATTGCGGACAACGAGATATAA
- a CDS encoding transketolase: protein MNKQKLHDLRVFAAEIRLETLKIIGSRGFGHVGGSMSMADAMAVLYGDVMNIDPKNPRWEDRDWFVLSKGHGGPVMYATLGLKGYYPMESAYTLNQPGTDFPSHTDRRKTVGVDLTTGSLGQGMSEAVGAALGSKVKGRTNHVFVAVGDGECDEGEVWEAAQFAAHYKLDNLVCLVDNNKRQLDGAVADVMSHGKGIGAKFDAFGWHVIDVQDGNDVEQISDAIAEAYTVKGQPTCLILNTVKGKGATFAEPSGAHSSQPTKEQWDEAIAASEAQLAAIRAEQ, encoded by the coding sequence ATGAACAAGCAAAAATTGCATGATCTGCGTGTGTTTGCAGCGGAAATTCGTCTGGAGACACTGAAGATCATTGGTTCGCGCGGTTTTGGTCATGTCGGCGGCTCGATGTCCATGGCAGATGCCATGGCTGTACTGTACGGCGATGTCATGAACATTGACCCGAAGAACCCGCGCTGGGAAGATCGTGACTGGTTTGTATTGTCCAAGGGACATGGCGGCCCGGTTATGTACGCAACGCTCGGCCTCAAGGGATATTATCCGATGGAATCTGCGTATACGCTGAATCAGCCGGGCACAGATTTTCCGTCCCACACCGACCGCCGCAAGACGGTTGGCGTAGATCTGACCACCGGTTCTCTTGGTCAGGGCATGAGTGAAGCTGTCGGCGCAGCGCTGGGCAGCAAGGTAAAGGGACGCACCAACCATGTATTCGTAGCAGTCGGCGACGGCGAGTGTGATGAAGGCGAAGTTTGGGAGGCAGCACAGTTTGCTGCGCACTACAAGCTCGACAATCTGGTGTGCCTCGTAGACAACAACAAGCGTCAGCTGGACGGTGCAGTAGCAGATGTCATGAGCCATGGCAAGGGCATCGGCGCAAAATTTGATGCATTTGGCTGGCATGTCATTGATGTGCAGGACGGCAACGATGTAGAACAGATTTCCGATGCCATTGCAGAAGCATATACGGTAAAGGGACAGCCGACCTGCTTGATTCTCAATACCGTCAAGGGCAAGGGAGCAACCTTTGCAGAGCCGTCCGGCGCACATTCTTCCCAGCCGACAAAGGAACAGTGGGATGAAGCAATCGCCGCATCGGAAGCACAGCTTGCTGCCATTCGGGCAGAACAGTAA